The proteins below are encoded in one region of Mycobacterium sp. 3519A:
- a CDS encoding SDR family NAD(P)-dependent oxidoreductase has translation MQIAGSSAIVVGGAGGLGEATVRRLHGAGAKVVVADLADDKGKELESELGVRYVRTDATSEESVNAAIAEAAALAPLRIAVDTHGGPAGGGRLVGKDGSPLSMEAFEKTIAFYLTAVFNVMRLTAAEIAKSEPLEEGGRGVIVNTASIAGYEGQIGQLPYSAAKGGVLGMTLVAARDLSPWGIRVVTIAPGTINTPAYGKAADQLEQYWAPQIPFPKRMGRSTEYAQLAQSIIENDYLNGEIIRLDGALRFPPK, from the coding sequence ATGCAAATCGCAGGTAGCTCGGCGATCGTCGTCGGTGGGGCGGGTGGCCTGGGTGAGGCGACCGTGCGCCGCCTGCACGGTGCGGGGGCCAAGGTGGTTGTCGCCGACCTGGCCGACGACAAGGGCAAGGAACTCGAGAGCGAACTCGGCGTGCGGTATGTACGCACCGACGCCACCTCGGAGGAATCGGTCAACGCGGCCATCGCGGAAGCGGCGGCGCTGGCGCCGCTGCGCATCGCCGTCGACACCCATGGCGGCCCGGCGGGCGGCGGGCGGTTGGTCGGCAAGGACGGTTCGCCACTGAGCATGGAGGCCTTCGAGAAGACGATCGCGTTCTATCTGACGGCGGTGTTCAACGTGATGCGGTTGACGGCCGCCGAGATCGCGAAATCGGAGCCGCTGGAAGAAGGTGGCCGCGGGGTCATCGTCAACACCGCGTCGATCGCCGGCTATGAAGGTCAGATCGGCCAGCTCCCCTACTCCGCCGCCAAGGGCGGTGTACTGGGTATGACCCTGGTCGCGGCACGTGACCTGTCCCCGTGGGGAATTCGCGTCGTCACCATCGCGCCGGGAACCATCAACACACCGGCGTACGGTAAGGCCGCCGACCAACTCGAGCAGTACTGGGCCCCGCAGATTCCGTTCCCCAAGCGCATGGGCCGGTCGACGGAGTACGCGCAACTGGCGCAAAGCATCATCGAAAACGACTATCTCAACGGCGAAATCATTCGTCTCGACGGGGCGCTGCGGTTCCCGCCGAAGTGA
- a CDS encoding thiolase family protein codes for MPDAVIVSALRTPIGTAVKGTLRDTDAYRLAEHVVGAAVSEVGSAPIDDVILGEGLYGGGVVARHAAITAGLSSVPGLAVNRHCAAGQAAVQAAAASIRAGMDQLILAGGVNSASTSPRFTRQRGDEKVDWFPPTHPNRPDAPNMDMSITVGWNAAVKAGVSREEMDEWALGSHRKAIQAIDEGRFKHEIVPIETPHGLFEVDEHPRRDTSIEKLAALKPLHPEIDGFSITAGNACGGNDGAAILGIATDRLGLPALATIKGWASVGVDPASTGLAPVEAIPKALGRARLSLADVDLFEINEAFASMCVATIKLLDLDPDKVNPSGSGCSLGHPVAATGARMLVTLVHELRRRGGGIGVAAMCAGGGMGSATIIEVPAP; via the coding sequence ATGCCTGACGCCGTCATCGTGTCCGCACTACGCACCCCCATCGGCACCGCGGTGAAGGGGACGCTGCGCGACACCGACGCCTACCGGTTGGCAGAACACGTCGTCGGCGCGGCGGTATCCGAGGTCGGCAGCGCGCCGATCGACGATGTGATCCTCGGCGAGGGCCTGTACGGCGGAGGCGTGGTGGCCCGCCACGCGGCCATCACTGCCGGCCTGTCGTCGGTGCCGGGTCTTGCCGTCAACCGGCACTGCGCCGCGGGCCAGGCCGCCGTGCAAGCCGCCGCGGCCAGCATCCGGGCCGGCATGGACCAATTGATCCTCGCGGGTGGCGTGAACTCCGCGTCGACCTCACCGCGGTTCACGCGGCAGCGGGGTGACGAGAAGGTCGACTGGTTCCCGCCGACCCATCCCAACCGGCCCGACGCCCCCAACATGGACATGTCGATCACCGTCGGGTGGAACGCCGCCGTCAAGGCAGGCGTATCGCGCGAAGAGATGGACGAATGGGCTTTGGGCTCGCACCGCAAGGCGATCCAGGCCATCGACGAAGGCCGGTTCAAACACGAGATCGTGCCGATCGAAACCCCGCACGGCCTGTTCGAGGTCGACGAGCATCCCCGGCGTGACACCAGCATCGAGAAGTTGGCCGCGCTCAAACCGTTGCATCCCGAGATCGACGGGTTCTCCATCACCGCGGGCAATGCGTGCGGCGGCAACGACGGCGCGGCGATTCTCGGTATCGCCACTGATCGCCTCGGGCTGCCCGCGCTGGCCACGATCAAGGGGTGGGCGTCGGTCGGTGTCGATCCGGCGTCGACGGGTCTCGCGCCGGTCGAGGCGATCCCGAAAGCACTTGGCCGGGCTCGCCTTTCACTCGCCGACGTCGACCTTTTCGAGATCAACGAAGCATTCGCGTCCATGTGCGTGGCGACCATCAAGCTGCTCGACCTCGATCCGGACAAGGTGAACCCCAGCGGCAGCGGCTGTTCGCTCGGCCATCCGGTCGCGGCGACCGGCGCGCGGATGCTCGTCACGCTCGTCCATGAACTGCGCAGGCGCGGCGGCGGAATCGGGGTCGCGGCGATGTGCGCAGGCGGCGGTATGGGCTCGGCCACCATCATCGAGGTGCCGGCTCCTTAA
- the meaB gene encoding methylmalonyl Co-A mutase-associated GTPase MeaB, with amino-acid sequence MTIDELIEAARGGSARAAGRLLSLVESERRTEVLDALGPTPRPRIVGVTGPPGAGKSTTVGALVGAYRGRDMRVAVLAVDPSSPYSGGALLGDRIRMAAHINDSGVLIRSVATRGHLGGLAAAVPAAIRLLAALAYDLIVLETVGVGQSEIEIAAVADPTVVILNPGAGDAVQAAKAGLLEVADIVVVNKADRDGADQTVRDLRAETTAPILKLIAAQGEGVPELVEAIEEHHRADSLQRRIARARAQILSLAQTQLRTHPDLDRLAELVAEGSDDPYTVAEQLINPKPAD; translated from the coding sequence GTGACCATCGACGAGCTCATCGAGGCGGCGCGCGGCGGATCGGCCAGGGCGGCCGGTCGGCTGCTCAGCCTGGTCGAAAGTGAACGCCGCACCGAGGTGCTCGACGCGCTCGGGCCGACGCCGCGGCCCCGCATCGTCGGCGTGACGGGTCCACCGGGCGCCGGTAAGTCGACGACGGTCGGGGCGTTGGTCGGCGCCTACCGCGGCCGGGACATGCGGGTGGCGGTGCTCGCGGTCGACCCGTCGTCCCCGTACAGCGGGGGAGCGCTGCTGGGCGATCGCATCCGAATGGCCGCTCACATCAACGACTCCGGCGTCCTCATCCGCTCTGTCGCCACCCGCGGCCACCTCGGCGGGCTTGCCGCGGCGGTGCCCGCCGCGATACGACTACTGGCCGCGCTGGCCTACGACCTGATCGTGCTGGAGACCGTCGGCGTCGGGCAGTCGGAGATCGAGATCGCGGCCGTTGCCGATCCGACCGTCGTCATCTTGAATCCCGGTGCGGGCGACGCGGTTCAGGCCGCGAAGGCGGGCCTGCTCGAAGTGGCCGACATCGTGGTGGTGAACAAGGCCGACCGGGACGGCGCCGACCAGACGGTCCGCGACCTGCGCGCTGAGACCACGGCGCCGATCCTCAAACTCATTGCCGCACAAGGTGAGGGGGTGCCCGAACTGGTCGAGGCGATCGAGGAACACCACCGCGCCGACAGCCTCCAGCGACGGATCGCGCGGGCGCGGGCGCAGATCCTGTCGTTGGCGCAGACCCAGTTGCGAACTCATCCAGATTTGGACCGGCTCGCAGAACTCGTGGCCGAGGGCAGCGACGATCCGTATACCGTTGCGGAGCAACTGATCAATCCGAAGCCGGCAGATTGA
- a CDS encoding TetR/AcrR family transcriptional regulator: protein MTSTQESRFSAITRTAAQTRVLDAALKLISEHGVSGTSLQMIADEMGVTKAAVYRQFKTKEEIVIAITEREMSKLEDAVEAAEAQGHPLRAREVLLDRMIEQAIERRGEFSVPLFDPVIIRLQAEYEPFQRFIERLYAALLGTEAGVQARLHAAMLSSAISVAVMHPLLADVDGDTLRAHLKEMTRRMLNLPASD from the coding sequence GTGACGTCGACACAAGAGAGCAGGTTCAGTGCCATCACGCGCACGGCAGCTCAAACCCGTGTGCTTGACGCGGCGTTGAAACTGATCTCCGAGCACGGCGTCAGCGGGACATCGCTGCAGATGATCGCCGACGAGATGGGCGTGACCAAGGCCGCCGTCTACCGGCAGTTCAAGACGAAGGAAGAGATCGTCATCGCGATCACCGAACGGGAGATGAGCAAGCTCGAGGACGCGGTCGAAGCCGCCGAAGCGCAGGGGCACCCCTTGCGGGCGCGGGAAGTGTTGCTGGACAGGATGATCGAGCAGGCCATCGAACGTCGCGGCGAGTTCAGCGTTCCGCTGTTCGATCCGGTCATCATCCGACTGCAAGCCGAATACGAGCCGTTTCAACGGTTCATCGAACGCCTCTACGCCGCGCTGCTCGGCACCGAGGCCGGGGTACAGGCACGCCTGCATGCGGCGATGCTGTCGAGTGCGATCAGCGTGGCGGTGATGCACCCACTGCTCGCCGACGTCGACGGCGACACGCTGCGTGCGCATTTGAAGGAGATGACGCGCCGGATGCTCAATCTGCCGGCTTCGGATTGA
- a CDS encoding cytochrome c oxidase subunit 3 yields the protein MTNLQEDSSTDQVDREQGRFVPGQPDMWVFVLFESLLFTGYFSVYLIGRIQNRDLYLQSQAALDLRFGIFNTVVLLLSSWAIARCVQASREGAYRGALRDAFLTIGLGVAFLVSKVVEWTREIRLGHTFTENEFFEHFFFLTSIHLIHLLIGFIVMGVAVYQLWSPARRSQQLVETCATYWHTVDFLWVLIFALIYVVR from the coding sequence ATGACGAACCTGCAGGAAGACTCCTCGACCGACCAGGTCGACCGCGAGCAGGGCCGGTTCGTGCCGGGCCAGCCGGACATGTGGGTGTTCGTCCTGTTCGAATCGCTGCTGTTCACCGGATATTTCTCGGTCTACCTCATCGGTCGCATCCAGAACCGCGACCTGTACCTGCAGTCCCAGGCCGCGCTCGACCTGCGCTTCGGGATCTTCAACACCGTTGTGCTGCTGCTGAGTTCGTGGGCGATCGCCAGGTGTGTCCAAGCGTCTCGCGAGGGCGCGTATCGCGGTGCGCTCCGAGACGCGTTCCTGACGATCGGTCTGGGTGTGGCGTTTTTGGTGTCCAAGGTGGTGGAGTGGACCAGGGAGATCCGGCTGGGCCACACGTTCACAGAGAACGAGTTCTTCGAGCACTTCTTCTTCCTGACGTCCATCCACCTCATCCATCTGCTGATCGGCTTCATCGTGATGGGCGTCGCCGTGTACCAGTTGTGGAGCCCTGCGCGGCGCTCGCAGCAACTGGTGGAGACATGCGCAACCTATTGGCACACCGTCGATTTCCTGTGGGTGCTGATCTTCGCGTTGATCTACGTGGTGAGGTGA
- a CDS encoding cytochrome C oxidase subunit IV family protein, which translates to MSGTFNKRLAVVWLVLTVMTLAYVWLDRSADDDGMLKASTVVTVSAIVIALVKVRIIFREFMEVRHAPVLLRRLTDGWVVLMAVCLLGSYFIGSAVVG; encoded by the coding sequence ATGAGCGGAACATTCAACAAGAGGCTGGCCGTCGTCTGGCTGGTGCTCACCGTGATGACGCTGGCGTACGTGTGGTTGGACCGCTCGGCCGACGACGACGGGATGCTGAAGGCCAGCACCGTCGTCACGGTCAGCGCGATCGTCATCGCTTTGGTGAAGGTGCGCATCATCTTCCGCGAGTTCATGGAAGTCCGGCATGCCCCGGTGTTGCTGCGCCGCCTCACCGACGGCTGGGTGGTGCTGATGGCGGTGTGTCTGTTGGGCAGCTACTTCATCGGCTCGGCGGTGGTCGGTTGA
- a CDS encoding FAD-dependent oxidoreductase has product MNDWDADVDVVVLGSGGAGLTAALTAASSGASVEVFEKAATVGGTTAVSGGIVWIPAHSRSADGELPVEDATAYLRAQSLGYMDDELMQTFVQTGADMLDYVEAHSELQFEIAEGFPDYKPELPGGRPGGGRSLNAKPFDLARLGDWRDRITSFPADFSNVGIDAETRARIHAAVDSESGDYCVAGTALVAGLLKGLLDVGVAPKTNARAVELFADGAGITGVRIQRDGNDIRVRARRGVVLATGGFEWDKQLVEAYLRGPMRGAVSPPNNTGDGLRMAMAHGADLANMGEAWWVPIVQLPDDTFQGHPRSRSVRLERTRPRSIIVNRAGKRFLNEAGEYNSMAGPFQYLDPRNGYANDPAWIVFDSLHLKRYGFLGVLPGAQAPDWFSPSAGLAELGAKTGIDPDGLARTLAAWNDNVAHETDPDFGRGSSAYDGYWGDDKAATPAGKTLGPIDTAPYYAVPVSIGAMGTKGGPRTDRDGRVLHVNGSAIPGLFAAGNAMAGATGKAYGGAGGTLGPAMVFGYRAGLAAANRA; this is encoded by the coding sequence GTGAACGACTGGGACGCCGACGTCGACGTGGTCGTGTTGGGCAGCGGTGGCGCGGGATTGACGGCTGCGCTGACCGCGGCGAGCAGCGGGGCGTCGGTCGAGGTGTTCGAGAAGGCGGCTACCGTCGGCGGTACGACGGCGGTTTCCGGTGGCATCGTGTGGATTCCGGCGCATTCGCGTTCGGCCGACGGTGAGTTGCCGGTCGAGGACGCGACGGCGTACCTGCGTGCGCAGTCGCTCGGCTATATGGACGACGAGCTGATGCAGACGTTCGTGCAAACCGGCGCCGATATGCTGGATTACGTCGAGGCACACAGCGAGTTGCAGTTCGAGATCGCCGAGGGCTTCCCCGATTACAAGCCGGAGCTACCCGGCGGTCGGCCAGGCGGCGGTCGATCGCTGAACGCCAAGCCGTTCGATCTGGCGCGGTTGGGCGACTGGCGCGACCGGATCACTTCGTTCCCAGCGGATTTCAGCAACGTCGGCATCGACGCGGAGACCAGGGCCCGTATCCATGCGGCGGTGGACAGCGAGTCCGGTGACTACTGCGTGGCCGGCACGGCGCTGGTCGCCGGGCTGCTCAAGGGCCTGCTCGACGTCGGCGTGGCACCGAAGACCAATGCCCGCGCCGTCGAGTTGTTCGCCGACGGCGCCGGCATCACGGGCGTACGAATCCAGCGGGACGGCAACGATATTCGCGTGCGGGCCCGCCGCGGCGTGGTGCTCGCCACCGGCGGGTTCGAGTGGGACAAGCAACTGGTCGAGGCCTATCTGCGCGGCCCGATGCGCGGCGCGGTGTCGCCGCCGAACAACACCGGCGACGGGTTGCGCATGGCGATGGCACACGGTGCCGACCTCGCGAACATGGGCGAAGCGTGGTGGGTGCCCATCGTGCAGTTGCCGGACGACACATTCCAGGGGCATCCGCGCAGTCGCAGCGTGCGCCTCGAGCGGACCCGGCCGCGAAGCATCATCGTCAACAGGGCGGGAAAGCGGTTCCTCAACGAAGCGGGTGAATACAACTCGATGGCGGGCCCGTTCCAGTACCTCGACCCCCGCAACGGGTACGCCAACGACCCGGCGTGGATCGTGTTCGATTCGCTGCATCTCAAGCGGTATGGCTTCCTCGGCGTGCTGCCCGGCGCGCAAGCCCCCGACTGGTTCTCACCGAGTGCCGGCCTCGCCGAACTCGGCGCCAAGACCGGCATCGACCCCGACGGTCTCGCGCGCACACTGGCGGCGTGGAACGACAACGTCGCACACGAGACCGATCCCGACTTCGGCCGCGGCTCAAGTGCTTACGACGGCTACTGGGGCGACGACAAGGCGGCCACCCCGGCAGGCAAGACGCTTGGCCCCATCGACACGGCGCCCTACTATGCGGTGCCGGTGTCGATCGGCGCGATGGGCACCAAGGGCGGCCCGCGCACCGATCGCGACGGCCGGGTGTTGCACGTGAACGGCTCGGCCATCCCGGGTCTGTTCGCCGCGGGCAACGCGATGGCGGGCGCTACCGGCAAGGCCTACGGCGGCGCCGGTGGCACGTTGGGCCCGGCGATGGTGTTCGGCTACCGCGCGGGCCTGGCGGCGGCCAATCGGGCCTAA
- a CDS encoding IclR family transcriptional regulator: protein MVSEGQAPNGAPGSQTLARGLAALQLVAAARTGLTVQQVADDIGVHRTIAYRLLNTLAQFRMVAKGEDGRYRSGTGLAVLGASFDNNVRQLSVPTLRKLADELGTTVSLLVAEGDQQVAIAVIVPSNVFYQLSFHEGSRYPLERGAAGIALLASMPPRPGERDLVPLARQQGWVITHGEVEPNTYGLAVPVRRKPPSPPTCINLISHREDVVIDGRDAVLKAADELSAILS from the coding sequence ATGGTCTCCGAGGGCCAAGCGCCCAACGGTGCGCCCGGCTCGCAGACCCTGGCCAGAGGGTTGGCCGCGCTGCAACTGGTCGCCGCCGCGCGAACTGGTTTGACGGTTCAGCAGGTCGCCGACGACATCGGCGTTCACCGCACGATCGCGTACCGGTTGCTCAACACGCTCGCGCAGTTCCGCATGGTGGCCAAGGGCGAAGACGGCCGGTACCGGTCGGGCACCGGACTGGCCGTGCTGGGGGCGTCGTTCGACAACAATGTCCGGCAGTTGAGTGTGCCGACGCTGCGCAAACTGGCCGACGAACTCGGCACGACGGTGTCGTTACTGGTCGCCGAGGGTGATCAGCAGGTGGCGATCGCGGTGATCGTGCCGAGCAACGTCTTCTATCAACTGTCGTTCCACGAGGGCAGTCGATATCCGCTGGAACGCGGCGCGGCGGGGATCGCGCTGCTCGCCAGCATGCCGCCGCGGCCTGGCGAACGGGATCTGGTTCCTCTTGCCCGTCAACAAGGTTGGGTGATCACCCACGGTGAGGTCGAGCCGAACACGTACGGGCTCGCCGTGCCGGTGCGGCGTAAGCCGCCCTCACCGCCGACGTGCATCAACCTGATCTCGCATCGTGAGGATGTCGTCATCGACGGCAGAGACGCCGTCCTCAAGGCCGCCGACGAACTATCCGCAATTCTCAGCTGA
- a CDS encoding alpha/beta fold hydrolase: MAEHESVWSDLQGVPFSQGFLDAGGVRTRYLHAGDPANPALVFLHGSGGHAEAYVRNLEAHAEHFSTWSIDMLGHGYTDKPGHPLEVSHYVDHLMAFLYAIGAERAHISGESLGGWVAARAAVDHPDRIHRLVLNTAGGSQADPEVMKRIITLSMAAAEDPTWETVQARIKWLMADKSKGYDDIVASRQRIYRQPGFAAAMKDIMALQDPEIRARNLLGPAEYGSITAPTLVVWTSDDPTADVEEGRRIASMIPGARFEVMPGCGHWPQYEDPKTFNALHLDFLQGR; encoded by the coding sequence GTGGCGGAGCACGAGAGCGTGTGGAGTGACCTGCAGGGCGTCCCCTTCTCGCAGGGGTTCCTCGACGCGGGCGGAGTGCGCACCCGCTACCTGCACGCCGGTGACCCGGCGAACCCCGCACTGGTGTTCCTGCACGGGTCGGGCGGGCACGCCGAGGCGTATGTGCGCAATCTGGAGGCCCACGCCGAGCACTTCTCCACCTGGTCGATCGACATGCTGGGCCACGGCTACACCGACAAGCCCGGTCACCCGCTGGAGGTGAGCCACTACGTCGACCACTTGATGGCGTTCCTCTACGCGATCGGCGCCGAGCGTGCGCACATCAGCGGCGAGTCGCTCGGCGGCTGGGTCGCCGCGCGCGCCGCCGTCGACCACCCGGACCGGATCCACCGACTGGTGCTCAATACCGCGGGCGGGTCACAAGCCGACCCCGAGGTGATGAAGCGGATCATCACCTTGTCGATGGCCGCCGCCGAGGACCCCACGTGGGAGACCGTGCAGGCCCGCATCAAGTGGCTGATGGCCGACAAGTCCAAGGGTTACGACGACATCGTCGCGAGCAGGCAACGCATCTATCGACAGCCGGGATTCGCCGCGGCGATGAAAGACATCATGGCGCTGCAGGATCCGGAGATCCGGGCGCGGAATCTGCTCGGCCCCGCCGAGTACGGGTCGATCACCGCGCCGACCCTGGTGGTGTGGACCAGTGACGATCCGACGGCCGACGTCGAGGAGGGTCGTCGCATCGCGTCGATGATCCCCGGCGCCCGGTTCGAGGTCATGCCGGGCTGTGGGCACTGGCCCCAGTACGAGGATCCCAAGACGTTCAACGCACTGCATCTCGACTTCCTGCAGGGGCGCTGA
- a CDS encoding bifunctional 3-(3-hydroxy-phenyl)propionate/3-hydroxycinnamic acid hydroxylase, with the protein MSNRADVVIVGAGPVGLTLANILGLQGVRTLVVDERPSLIDYPRGVGLDDEAIRTFQSIGLVDRILPHTVPNQILRFFDAKRRLLAEMAPPDARFGWPKRNGFVQPMVDAELLSGLDRFDHVEVWWNRRMESCSENTDGVTVGFADGSEPVRARYVVGCDGGRSVTRHLMGVSFDGTTSSTRWLVIDCANDPLGHPNSEVGADPARPYVSISIAHGIRRFEFMIHADESDAMAEDPAFVRRMLSQLVPHPERVDIIRHRVYTHHSRIAGAFRKGRLMLAGDAAHLMPVWQGQGYNSGIRDAANLGWKLAAVVNGHAGDGLLDTYDVERRKHARAMIDLSTLVGRVISPTNRRVAALRDRVIHAASVVPTLKRYILEMRFKPMPRYQEGAVFHTGGETSPTGTLFIQPRVDTRDAQNVLLDDVLSPGFAVLCWSNNPRAFLGDDVFDRWKALGATFVAARPMTQLHWTGHDDPDVVIVGDRTGALKSWFDTYTDSVLFLRPDRCIAAACIAQRAADVSESLFKVLCLTPGGGNGATRPLLYVAQPTAESSGTVAGSP; encoded by the coding sequence ATGAGCAACCGGGCGGACGTCGTCATCGTCGGGGCCGGGCCCGTCGGCCTTACCCTGGCCAACATCCTTGGCCTGCAGGGTGTTCGGACTCTGGTGGTCGACGAACGGCCGTCGTTGATCGACTACCCCCGCGGCGTCGGACTCGACGACGAAGCCATTCGCACCTTCCAGTCGATCGGTCTGGTCGACCGCATCCTGCCGCACACCGTGCCCAACCAGATCCTGCGGTTCTTCGACGCCAAACGCCGACTGTTGGCGGAGATGGCGCCACCTGATGCGCGGTTCGGATGGCCGAAGCGCAACGGCTTCGTGCAACCGATGGTGGACGCCGAACTGCTCTCCGGCCTGGACCGGTTTGACCACGTCGAGGTGTGGTGGAACAGGCGGATGGAGTCCTGCAGCGAAAACACCGACGGCGTGACCGTCGGATTCGCGGACGGCAGTGAGCCCGTACGCGCACGGTACGTCGTCGGATGCGACGGCGGCCGAAGCGTCACCCGGCATCTGATGGGGGTGTCGTTCGACGGCACCACATCGTCGACGCGCTGGCTGGTCATCGACTGCGCCAATGATCCGCTCGGTCATCCCAACAGTGAAGTGGGTGCCGACCCCGCGCGGCCATACGTCTCGATCTCGATCGCGCACGGAATTCGCCGCTTCGAGTTCATGATTCACGCCGACGAGTCCGACGCGATGGCCGAGGATCCGGCCTTCGTCAGGCGCATGCTTTCGCAACTGGTACCGCATCCGGAGCGCGTCGACATCATCCGGCACCGCGTCTACACCCACCATTCCCGCATCGCCGGGGCGTTCCGCAAGGGCAGGCTGATGCTGGCAGGCGACGCCGCGCACCTGATGCCGGTGTGGCAGGGGCAGGGCTACAACAGCGGCATCCGCGATGCCGCCAACCTGGGCTGGAAGCTGGCGGCGGTGGTCAACGGCCACGCCGGCGACGGGCTGCTCGACACCTATGACGTCGAACGCCGCAAGCACGCGCGCGCGATGATCGACCTGTCCACCCTTGTGGGGCGGGTCATTTCGCCGACGAATCGGCGGGTGGCCGCGCTGCGTGACCGTGTCATCCACGCGGCTTCGGTGGTGCCAACGCTCAAGCGGTACATCCTCGAGATGCGGTTCAAGCCGATGCCGCGCTACCAGGAGGGCGCGGTGTTCCACACGGGCGGGGAGACCTCGCCGACGGGGACGCTGTTCATCCAGCCGCGGGTGGACACCCGCGACGCGCAGAACGTCCTGCTCGACGACGTGCTCAGTCCCGGGTTCGCCGTGTTGTGCTGGAGCAACAATCCGCGCGCATTCCTTGGCGACGACGTGTTCGACCGGTGGAAAGCGTTGGGAGCCACATTCGTTGCCGCCCGGCCGATGACGCAACTGCACTGGACCGGACACGACGATCCCGACGTCGTGATCGTCGGGGACCGCACCGGTGCGCTGAAGTCATGGTTCGACACCTACACCGACTCCGTGTTGTTCCTGCGGCCCGACCGCTGCATCGCGGCAGCGTGCATCGCCCAACGCGCGGCCGATGTGTCCGAGTCGCTTTTCAAGGTTCTCTGTCTGACCCCGGGAGGAGGTAACGGTGCCACTCGCCCTCTGCTGTATGTCGCACAGCCCACTGCTGAATCTTCCGGGACCGTCGCAGGATCTCCTTGA
- a CDS encoding 3-carboxyethylcatechol 2,3-dioxygenase: MSHSPLLNLPGPSQDLLDDIESALARARDFVAAYDPELVVIFSPDHYNGFFYRTMPPFCIGTAAQGVGDYGTHAGPLDVPADIATECARAVLESGVDVAISASMDVDHGTVQPLQKLFGDATARPVIPIFINSVATPLGPLRRVRALGAAVGTYAATLGKRVLLVGSGGLSHDPPVPTLATAPPAALDRIVHGQPMTAEQRQARQVAVMEAAREFAGGHGPLQPLNPDWDHAFLELLDTNRLADVDAWSNSWIEKEAGHSAHEIRTWVAAFGALSAHGRYATKDRFYRAAPELIAGFAIRTAVLDV; encoded by the coding sequence ATGTCGCACAGCCCACTGCTGAATCTTCCGGGACCGTCGCAGGATCTCCTTGACGACATCGAATCCGCGCTCGCCAGGGCGCGTGACTTCGTCGCCGCCTACGACCCCGAACTCGTCGTCATCTTCTCCCCGGACCACTACAACGGGTTCTTCTACCGGACGATGCCGCCGTTCTGCATCGGCACCGCGGCCCAGGGCGTCGGCGACTACGGCACCCACGCCGGCCCGCTCGACGTGCCTGCGGACATCGCGACCGAATGCGCCAGGGCTGTGCTGGAATCCGGTGTCGACGTGGCGATCTCGGCCAGCATGGACGTCGACCACGGCACGGTGCAGCCGTTGCAGAAGCTGTTCGGCGACGCGACCGCACGGCCGGTGATCCCGATCTTCATCAACTCGGTCGCAACGCCGCTGGGCCCGCTGCGCCGGGTGCGTGCGCTGGGTGCCGCCGTCGGCACATACGCGGCGACGCTCGGCAAGCGTGTATTGCTCGTCGGATCCGGTGGGCTGTCCCATGATCCGCCGGTGCCGACGCTGGCCACCGCGCCGCCCGCGGCACTGGACCGGATCGTGCACGGCCAGCCGATGACAGCCGAGCAGCGGCAAGCCCGCCAGGTCGCGGTCATGGAGGCCGCGCGTGAGTTCGCGGGCGGCCATGGGCCCCTTCAGCCGCTCAACCCGGACTGGGACCACGCGTTCCTCGAATTGCTGGACACCAACCGGCTTGCCGACGTCGACGCCTGGTCGAACAGCTGGATCGAAAAGGAGGCCGGCCACTCGGCCCACGAAATCCGCACCTGGGTGGCGGCATTCGGCGCCCTTTCCGCTCACGGCCGGTACGCGACGAAGGACCGCTTCTACCGGGCGGCTCCCGAATTGATCGCGGGGTTCGCGATCCGAACGGCGGTGCTGGATGTCTGA